A window of the Serratia sarumanii genome harbors these coding sequences:
- the rclA gene encoding reactive chlorine resistance oxidoreductase RclA produces the protein MYDYQAIIIGFGKAGKTLAAFLAGQGWRVAMVEASAQMYGGTCINIGCIPTKTLVHDAELHGPGEQAFSQAMARKRQVTGLLREKNYQNLAGLEQVTVIDGRAEFIDPHRISVQGAAGTQVLSGERIFINTGAVSRWPAIDGLDRSQRSYDSTGLLQLTQRPARLGIIGGGYIGLEFASMFAQFGSAVTVFEEADALLGREDRDMAQAIQQILSDAGVSFTFNAGVKQVRDVEGGVEVVHQGGVQSFDALLVAAGRGPNTAGLQLARAGVETDERGAVRVDAQLRSSVPHIWALGDVNGGPQFTYISLDDFRIVRDSLFGAGKRSTADRGAVPYSVFITPSFSRIGLSEDQARQQGRDIKVATLPAAAIPRARVLGDTRGLLKAVVDAQTGQILGVALLCRDAHETINIVKTAMDAGLPYTRLRDQLFTHPTMSESLNDLFGLIG, from the coding sequence ATGTACGATTATCAGGCGATTATCATCGGTTTTGGCAAGGCCGGCAAAACGCTGGCGGCCTTTCTGGCCGGGCAGGGATGGCGCGTGGCGATGGTGGAGGCGTCGGCGCAGATGTATGGCGGCACCTGCATCAACATCGGCTGCATCCCGACCAAAACGCTGGTGCACGATGCCGAGCTTCACGGGCCGGGCGAACAGGCGTTCAGCCAGGCGATGGCGCGCAAGCGGCAGGTGACCGGCCTGCTGCGGGAGAAAAATTATCAAAACCTGGCGGGGCTTGAACAGGTTACGGTGATCGACGGACGGGCGGAGTTTATCGATCCGCATCGCATCAGCGTGCAGGGCGCGGCGGGAACGCAGGTGCTGAGCGGCGAGCGCATCTTCATCAACACCGGGGCCGTCAGCCGCTGGCCGGCGATCGACGGGTTGGATCGCTCGCAGCGGAGTTACGACAGCACCGGCCTGCTGCAGTTGACGCAGCGGCCCGCGCGGTTGGGCATTATTGGCGGCGGTTATATCGGGCTGGAGTTCGCTTCGATGTTCGCGCAGTTCGGCAGCGCCGTGACGGTATTCGAAGAGGCGGATGCGTTGCTCGGCCGGGAAGACCGCGATATGGCGCAGGCGATACAGCAAATCCTGAGCGACGCCGGAGTCAGCTTCACGTTTAACGCCGGCGTGAAGCAGGTGCGCGATGTGGAAGGGGGCGTTGAGGTGGTGCATCAGGGCGGCGTGCAGTCGTTCGATGCGCTGCTGGTGGCGGCCGGGCGCGGGCCGAACACCGCAGGTTTGCAGCTGGCGCGCGCCGGCGTTGAGACGGATGAGCGCGGCGCCGTGCGGGTGGACGCGCAACTGCGCAGCAGCGTGCCGCATATTTGGGCGCTGGGGGACGTCAACGGCGGGCCGCAGTTTACCTATATCTCGCTGGACGATTTCCGCATTGTGCGCGACAGCCTGTTCGGCGCGGGTAAACGCAGCACGGCCGATCGCGGCGCGGTGCCTTACTCGGTGTTCATCACCCCCAGCTTCTCGCGTATCGGCCTCAGCGAAGATCAGGCGCGGCAGCAGGGGCGCGACATTAAGGTCGCCACGCTGCCGGCGGCGGCGATCCCGCGCGCCCGCGTGCTGGGCGACACGCGCGGCCTGCTGAAGGCGGTGGTCGATGCGCAGACCGGCCAAATCCTCGGCGTGGCGCTGCTGTGCCGCGATGCTCATGAGACGATCAACATCGTCAAAACGGCGATGGACGCCGGGCTGCCCTATACCCGGCTGCGCGATCAGCTGTTCACCCATCCGACCATGAGCGAGTCGCTCAACGACCTGTTTGGGCTGATAGGGTAA
- a CDS encoding DUF302 domain-containing protein, producing the protein MLACSAVGEGTMGQETRTVESAYAYQQTRQRIISTAEQKGVTLFAEFDHAKAAREHHLAMPPTTVLVLGNPLAGTPLMLARPALALDLPFRVLIAQDERGKTQVSYHPAESLKRSAGADERQIAALRPLERLVEAAIR; encoded by the coding sequence ATGCTGGCCTGTTCTGCCGTGGGGGAGGGGACGATGGGGCAAGAAACCCGAACGGTAGAGAGCGCCTACGCTTATCAGCAAACGCGTCAGCGCATTATCAGCACGGCCGAGCAGAAGGGCGTGACGCTGTTCGCCGAGTTCGATCACGCGAAAGCGGCGCGTGAGCATCATCTGGCGATGCCGCCCACCACGGTGCTGGTGCTGGGCAACCCGCTGGCGGGCACGCCGCTGATGCTGGCGCGGCCGGCGTTGGCGCTGGATCTGCCGTTCAGGGTGCTGATTGCGCAAGACGAACGGGGCAAAACGCAGGTCAGCTACCACCCGGCGGAAAGTCTGAAGCGGAGCGCCGGGGCCGACGAACGACAGATCGCGGCGCTGAGGCCGCTGGAGCGGTTAGTTGAGGCCGCAATACGCTGA
- the rclC gene encoding reactive chlorine resistance membrane protein RclC translates to MKILFFLSKGDKLGLTLIRLSIAIVFLWIGLLKFIPYEADSITPFVANSPLMSFFYDMPQDYQAHLTHEGELNLAARAWQQANNTYGFSNGLGVVEVAIALLVLANPFSKWLGLLGGMLSFCTPLVTLTFLITTPEAWVPALGDAHHGFPYLSGAGRLVLKDTLMLAGAVMIMADSARSLLEKQWRGKVA, encoded by the coding sequence ATGAAAATACTATTCTTTCTGAGCAAGGGCGACAAGCTGGGATTAACGCTGATTCGCCTCAGCATCGCCATCGTTTTCTTATGGATTGGTCTGCTCAAATTCATCCCTTACGAAGCGGACAGCATCACGCCGTTCGTCGCCAACAGCCCGCTGATGTCGTTTTTCTATGACATGCCGCAGGACTATCAGGCTCACCTGACGCACGAAGGCGAACTGAACCTCGCCGCCCGCGCCTGGCAGCAGGCCAACAATACCTATGGCTTCTCCAACGGCCTGGGCGTGGTGGAAGTGGCGATCGCGCTGCTGGTGCTGGCCAACCCGTTCTCCAAATGGCTGGGGCTATTGGGCGGCATGCTCTCTTTTTGCACGCCGCTGGTGACGCTGACCTTTTTGATCACCACCCCGGAGGCCTGGGTGCCCGCGCTGGGCGATGCGCATCACGGTTTCCCTTATCTCTCCGGCGCCGGGCGCCTGGTGCTGAAGGACACCCTGATGTTGGCGGGCGCGGTGATGATCATGGCGGATTCGGCGCGCAGTTTGCTCGAGAAACAGTGGCGAGGGAAGGTCGCATGA
- a CDS encoding cupin domain-containing protein: MDPLSQLLMLNDMRGYVARDCHFSGEWRSPHAAGEWSQIRWHMVLAGSCRLEIPGGRPVPLEQGSLLFLPHNSAHRLLPERADSATHLLCGVQILPHSASPLLASLPECLLFNSRQQGRLALLQATGQLLSDEFSQQGQGHNAIVSQTMALLFALAIRAWLAQPNQSGNLVAALLHPQLGNVVEQMLRRPQHPWTLVELSKQAHMSRANFARVFRQVTQQTPLQALTAIRMQLAARLLARQALPLSRIAEQAGYSSEVALHKAFTRHFGLTPGKFRQQAAETPPDACPIPA, translated from the coding sequence ATGGATCCGCTCAGCCAACTGTTGATGCTTAACGACATGCGCGGTTATGTGGCGCGCGATTGCCATTTCAGCGGCGAGTGGCGCTCGCCGCATGCCGCCGGGGAGTGGAGCCAGATCCGCTGGCACATGGTGCTGGCGGGCAGCTGTCGGCTGGAGATCCCCGGCGGCCGGCCGGTACCGCTGGAGCAAGGCAGCCTGCTGTTCTTGCCGCACAACTCCGCCCACCGCCTACTGCCGGAGAGGGCCGACAGCGCCACGCACCTGCTGTGCGGCGTGCAAATCTTGCCGCACAGCGCGTCGCCGCTGCTGGCGAGCCTGCCGGAATGTTTGCTGTTCAACAGCCGCCAACAGGGGCGGCTGGCGCTGCTGCAGGCGACCGGCCAGCTGCTGAGCGATGAGTTCAGCCAACAGGGCCAGGGGCACAACGCCATTGTCAGCCAGACCATGGCGCTGCTGTTCGCGCTGGCGATCCGCGCCTGGCTGGCCCAGCCAAATCAGAGCGGCAATCTGGTCGCCGCGTTGCTGCATCCGCAGTTGGGCAACGTGGTTGAACAGATGCTGCGCCGCCCGCAACATCCCTGGACGCTGGTTGAACTGAGCAAACAGGCCCATATGTCGCGCGCCAACTTCGCCCGCGTCTTTCGTCAGGTCACGCAGCAAACGCCGCTGCAGGCCCTTACCGCCATCCGCATGCAGCTGGCGGCCCGGCTGCTGGCGCGCCAGGCGTTGCCGCTGAGCCGTATCGCCGAACAGGCCGGCTATTCGTCGGAGGTGGCGCTGCACAAAGCCTTCACCCGCCACTTCGGCCTGACGCCGGGAAAATTCCGCCAGCAGGCCGCCGAGACACCGCCGGACGCTTGCCCGATCCCGGCGTAA
- a CDS encoding LacI family DNA-binding transcriptional regulator, which yields MANIRDVARLAGVSISSVSNLLNNRSHQMSAQTRGRIEQAMATLGYRPARTAALPAPQAKIIGLLLPSIVNPSFSALAHAVDGAARAHRYRVLLGNAYRQEQEEAAFIDDMFLHGVRGIIVAASDIRQTHFVRAAERGMKIVSYDSPFAEQMATDARLFDSVSMDNIAAGRLAAQHLLERGCRHIVFATEATLTVGRSHKIDGFLSALGHSLSERQRVIEGKANSAYGDTEMFELGLTLAPRVLALTPRPDGIVAINDALGIGLMVGLRAAGVQVPADISVIGIDNIALAGLAEPGLTSVRPPLAEMAQLMVERLIGRINDDAQPPGEFLFPPTVISRRSVKAAG from the coding sequence ATGGCAAATATTCGAGATGTCGCACGGTTGGCCGGCGTCTCTATCAGCAGCGTGTCGAACCTGCTGAATAATCGCAGCCACCAGATGAGCGCGCAGACCCGTGGGCGCATCGAACAAGCGATGGCAACCCTGGGGTATCGGCCGGCCCGAACGGCGGCGTTGCCCGCACCGCAGGCGAAGATCATCGGCCTGCTGCTGCCGTCGATCGTCAACCCGAGCTTTTCGGCGCTGGCGCATGCGGTCGACGGCGCGGCGCGGGCTCATCGCTACCGCGTCTTGCTCGGCAACGCCTACCGTCAGGAACAGGAAGAGGCCGCGTTTATCGACGATATGTTCCTGCATGGCGTGCGCGGCATCATTGTGGCGGCGAGCGACATTCGCCAGACCCATTTTGTCCGGGCCGCCGAGAGAGGCATGAAGATCGTCAGCTACGACAGCCCGTTCGCCGAGCAGATGGCCACCGATGCCCGGCTGTTCGACAGCGTATCGATGGACAATATCGCCGCCGGGCGCCTGGCCGCGCAGCACCTGCTCGAACGCGGCTGCCGACACATTGTGTTCGCCACCGAAGCGACGCTGACCGTCGGGCGCAGCCACAAGATCGACGGTTTTCTAAGTGCGCTGGGGCACAGCCTGAGCGAACGCCAACGGGTGATCGAAGGCAAAGCCAACAGCGCCTACGGCGACACGGAAATGTTCGAATTAGGGCTGACGCTGGCGCCGCGCGTGCTCGCGCTGACGCCGCGCCCGGACGGCATCGTGGCGATTAACGATGCGCTGGGCATCGGGCTGATGGTGGGGCTGCGCGCCGCCGGCGTCCAGGTGCCCGCAGACATCTCGGTAATCGGCATCGACAATATCGCGCTGGCCGGCCTGGCCGAACCGGGGCTGACGTCCGTCAGGCCGCCGCTGGCGGAGATGGCGCAGCTGATGGTCGAGCGCCTGATCGGCCGCATCAACGATGATGCGCAACCGCCCGGCGAGTTTCTCTTCCCGCCGACGGTCATCAGCCGGCGCTCGGTCAAAGCCGCCGGCTAA
- a CDS encoding MFS transporter gives MILLYFLAFLDRNNMAYAAKALEDNLGLTASAFGFASGIFFIGYFLFEIPSNAGTIKFGPRIWFARILISWGIFATLLGFVRTPLELYICRFMLGVCEAGFFPSVVYYFTVFFPEKYRTKILGMFIIVQPLSNAVGSPISGFILNIQHDWFGFAPWQLLFILEGLPPIVIGLLIPFLIKNSPKDVGYLNVEEKAWLMSNAGRSKSGSKITLGDFLKGMKNKKYLLYALLNFGMVCGIYGFGTWLPSIITALSGGDIFRVSLLALIPYGLAALLVYPWSLWASKTKKLGVFAGLSMVVAAIGLMGAVTFFKYDPLVALSFLCIAAIGIYTAVPPFLSMPANISTGAAAAAGLAVVSCIGNIGGFVAPYAVGVLNDLTGSSAPGLFFLASCLLATGLICIFYCAKQREGVINT, from the coding sequence ATGATTTTATTGTATTTCCTGGCGTTTCTCGATCGCAATAACATGGCCTACGCCGCCAAAGCGCTGGAAGATAACCTGGGCCTGACCGCCTCGGCCTTCGGCTTCGCCTCCGGGATTTTCTTTATCGGCTATTTCCTGTTTGAAATACCCAGCAACGCCGGCACCATTAAATTCGGCCCGCGCATCTGGTTCGCCAGAATATTAATTTCCTGGGGCATCTTCGCGACCCTGCTCGGCTTTGTACGCACGCCGCTGGAGCTGTATATCTGCCGTTTTATGCTGGGCGTGTGCGAAGCCGGATTCTTTCCCTCGGTGGTGTATTACTTTACGGTGTTCTTCCCGGAAAAATACCGCACCAAAATTCTCGGCATGTTCATCATCGTCCAGCCGCTGTCCAACGCCGTCGGCTCGCCGATTTCCGGCTTTATTCTCAATATTCAGCATGACTGGTTCGGGTTCGCCCCCTGGCAGCTGCTGTTTATCCTCGAAGGGTTGCCGCCGATCGTCATCGGCCTGCTGATCCCGTTCCTCATCAAGAACTCGCCCAAGGACGTTGGTTATCTGAACGTGGAGGAAAAGGCCTGGCTGATGAGCAACGCCGGCCGCTCCAAATCCGGCTCTAAAATCACGCTGGGCGACTTCCTGAAAGGGATGAAGAACAAGAAATACCTGCTCTACGCACTGCTCAACTTCGGCATGGTGTGCGGCATTTACGGCTTCGGCACCTGGCTGCCGTCGATCATTACCGCCCTCTCCGGCGGCGATATCTTCCGCGTCAGCCTGCTGGCGCTCATTCCCTACGGCCTGGCCGCGCTGCTGGTGTACCCGTGGAGCCTGTGGGCCAGCAAAACCAAAAAGCTCGGCGTATTCGCCGGCCTCAGCATGGTGGTCGCTGCTATCGGCCTGATGGGGGCGGTGACGTTTTTTAAATACGATCCGCTCGTCGCGCTGTCGTTCCTGTGCATCGCCGCTATCGGCATCTACACCGCCGTACCGCCGTTTTTATCTATGCCCGCCAATATTTCCACCGGCGCGGCCGCGGCCGCCGGGCTGGCGGTGGTCAGCTGCATCGGCAATATCGGCGGCTTCGTCGCGCCTTATGCGGTGGGCGTGCTGAACGATCTGACCGGCAGCAGCGCGCCGGGGCTGTTTTTCCTGGCCTCGTGCCTGCTGGCCACCGGGTTGATCTGCATTTTCTACTGCGCGAAACAGCGTGAAGGCGTCATCAATACTTAA
- a CDS encoding SDR family NAD(P)-dependent oxidoreductase, producing MGDLAGKKVFITGAEQGIGRATAERLIKAGCDIYFHYHSDESGPKALVALAHSLGQKAAYGYADLIDSDETLRCVSAGAEFLGGIDILVNNVGGIVGRKWLGEIDRAFWQTVIDVNMTTMLNVTQSALPFLKAANGASIVNLASQAGRAGGHSGSLVYSATKGAVLTWTRSLAAELGEYGIRVNAVAPGLILGTRFHNRHTTQASAEETVRAIPLGRAGTPDDVARAIAFLAAEYDGFISGATLDINGGIYRM from the coding sequence ATGGGCGATCTTGCGGGCAAAAAGGTGTTTATCACCGGGGCGGAACAGGGCATCGGCCGCGCCACCGCAGAGCGGCTGATCAAGGCCGGTTGCGACATCTATTTTCACTATCACAGCGACGAAAGCGGCCCCAAAGCGCTGGTGGCGCTGGCCCATTCATTGGGGCAAAAGGCCGCTTACGGCTACGCCGATCTCATCGATAGCGACGAAACGCTGCGCTGCGTCTCGGCCGGCGCCGAGTTTCTCGGCGGCATCGATATTCTGGTCAATAACGTCGGCGGCATCGTCGGGCGAAAATGGCTGGGCGAGATCGACCGCGCCTTCTGGCAAACCGTGATCGACGTGAACATGACCACCATGCTGAACGTGACACAAAGCGCGCTGCCGTTCCTGAAGGCGGCAAACGGCGCCAGCATCGTCAACCTGGCGTCGCAGGCCGGCCGCGCCGGCGGGCACTCTGGCTCGCTGGTCTATTCCGCCACCAAGGGCGCGGTGCTCACCTGGACGCGCTCGCTGGCGGCAGAGCTGGGCGAATACGGCATCCGGGTGAACGCGGTGGCGCCCGGCCTGATCCTCGGCACCCGCTTCCATAATCGCCACACCACCCAGGCATCGGCGGAGGAAACCGTTCGCGCCATCCCGCTGGGCCGTGCAGGCACGCCGGACGACGTGGCGCGCGCCATCGCCTTCCTGGCGGCAGAGTACGACGGCTTCATCTCCGGCGCCACCCTCGACATCAACGGCGGCATCTACCGCATGTAA
- a CDS encoding RbsD/FucU domain-containing protein has translation MIKSSITHPPLLAALAQCGHKTQVLIADGNYACVTHAPKDATVVYLNLAPGTLAAPPILEKLLACINVESAALMACPPDFTNTIEAEYRQLLPAQCPVEHLPREAFYAAVKSDRTLLVIASGEQRRFANLLLTVAPVV, from the coding sequence ATGATTAAATCCTCCATCACCCACCCGCCGCTGCTCGCCGCGCTGGCGCAATGCGGGCATAAAACCCAGGTACTGATCGCCGACGGCAACTACGCCTGCGTGACGCACGCGCCGAAAGACGCCACCGTGGTCTATCTGAACCTGGCGCCCGGCACGCTCGCCGCCCCGCCGATCCTGGAAAAGCTGCTGGCCTGCATCAACGTGGAAAGCGCCGCGCTGATGGCCTGCCCGCCGGACTTCACCAACACCATCGAAGCCGAATATCGGCAGCTGCTGCCGGCACAGTGCCCGGTCGAACATCTGCCGCGCGAGGCGTTTTACGCCGCGGTCAAATCGGATCGGACGCTGCTGGTGATCGCCTCCGGCGAGCAGCGCCGCTTCGCCAACCTGCTGCTGACGGTGGCGCCGGTGGTGTGA
- a CDS encoding colicin-like pore-forming protein: protein MPGFNYGGKGDGTNWSSERGTGPEPGGGDKGHSGDRGGASVGNSPEQQQIAAIQNDPALRMKLAAVIKAARRINPDAQLRIESVSPSGTLSLSATGLTADQAKHIGLGGLVMGVNAKGGMVAIGDIETGHARKTSTPGKGGSNGLNAGQIGASSLGSFVTDSHRDRPVNGWHGNGKSGEFSTTRTTGSYFGFHHLKVEKQAGMATYSLYYKANKNRPAFIAVVRGDNLNGMEVKYANGKPVKSPGTVKNIVKEFVEYQNAELKAIKDGVSLAAGINKDIAEKLGAKYAKLAKDLEAGIQGRYIRNVQDAEKTYEQLTKGLNKKLKAQDKAAIVAWLKKIDAEQYARNARVLGKAFTGVDWAIKGADLTNAAIEGFSTGSWKAFRNQLEALGLSIGAGYTLSAIAAFFAPTLVSSTVGIFAFAYLFGWATSYIDAALAGELEKLIVDL, encoded by the coding sequence ATGCCTGGATTTAATTATGGCGGTAAAGGGGATGGAACTAACTGGAGTTCTGAACGTGGTACGGGCCCAGAACCTGGGGGCGGTGATAAGGGCCATTCCGGCGATCGCGGCGGCGCCAGTGTTGGCAACAGCCCGGAACAGCAACAGATAGCGGCGATCCAAAACGATCCGGCGTTGCGCATGAAGCTGGCGGCGGTGATCAAGGCGGCGCGCAGAATCAACCCGGATGCACAATTGCGTATTGAAAGCGTCAGCCCGTCCGGCACGCTGAGCCTTTCTGCCACAGGTCTGACGGCCGATCAGGCTAAGCACATTGGCCTGGGTGGACTGGTGATGGGAGTCAACGCCAAGGGCGGAATGGTGGCGATCGGGGATATCGAAACCGGCCATGCGCGCAAAACTTCAACCCCCGGTAAAGGTGGTAGTAATGGCCTGAACGCCGGGCAGATCGGCGCCTCTTCGTTAGGCAGTTTCGTGACAGACTCACACCGCGATCGGCCCGTCAACGGCTGGCATGGTAACGGCAAAAGCGGTGAGTTCTCGACGACCCGCACGACCGGGAGTTATTTCGGCTTTCATCATTTGAAGGTGGAAAAGCAAGCCGGAATGGCGACCTACAGTCTCTACTATAAGGCCAATAAGAACCGGCCCGCGTTTATCGCCGTGGTGAGAGGGGATAACCTGAATGGCATGGAGGTGAAATATGCCAACGGTAAGCCGGTGAAATCTCCAGGCACGGTAAAAAATATCGTTAAGGAGTTCGTCGAATATCAAAATGCGGAATTAAAAGCGATCAAGGATGGCGTCAGCCTGGCCGCCGGCATCAATAAAGACATTGCGGAAAAGCTCGGCGCGAAATACGCCAAGCTCGCCAAGGATTTGGAGGCAGGAATTCAAGGCAGATATATCCGCAATGTGCAGGATGCGGAAAAAACCTACGAGCAATTGACGAAGGGCTTGAACAAAAAGCTCAAGGCGCAGGATAAAGCGGCGATTGTCGCCTGGTTGAAAAAGATCGATGCGGAACAGTATGCCCGCAATGCGCGGGTATTGGGCAAGGCGTTTACCGGCGTGGATTGGGCGATTAAAGGGGCGGACCTGACAAACGCCGCGATCGAGGGTTTCTCTACCGGCAGCTGGAAAGCGTTCCGTAATCAGCTTGAGGCGCTCGGGTTGTCCATCGGGGCAGGCTACACGCTCTCCGCTATCGCCGCGTTTTTCGCGCCGACGCTGGTGTCGTCGACGGTGGGCATTTTTGCATTCGCTTATCTGTTTGGCTGGGCTACCAGCTATATCGATGCGGCTCTTGCAGGAGAACTGGAAAAACTGATTGTGGATCTGTAA
- a CDS encoding cysteine hydrolase family protein, producing MKALVHATLLAAMMGAASFNALAQETENVNSKTIRAMSGAPATTNLSAAKTALIVVDIQNEYYAGNNFRGKMVIPDGQKVLDNSNKLVEFARKNGMPVYFVRHLGPANGPLFAEGSVYAEFHQALQPAKGDVVITKATPSAFIGTDLDAQLKKQGIKTLIVAGLMTHMCISSTARDAVPLGYDVLIPQDATATRDLDDGAGGVVDHRVLQRAALAAVADVFAEIKTTEGILALPVTK from the coding sequence ATGAAAGCTTTGGTTCATGCCACCTTGCTGGCCGCCATGATGGGCGCCGCTTCCTTCAATGCATTGGCTCAGGAGACCGAGAACGTGAATAGTAAAACCATCAGGGCCATGTCGGGCGCCCCCGCCACCACTAACCTGTCCGCCGCCAAAACGGCGCTGATCGTGGTGGATATCCAGAATGAATATTATGCAGGCAATAACTTCCGCGGCAAGATGGTTATCCCGGATGGCCAGAAGGTGTTGGATAACAGTAACAAGCTGGTTGAGTTCGCCCGCAAAAACGGCATGCCGGTCTATTTCGTGCGGCATCTGGGGCCGGCCAACGGCCCGCTGTTTGCCGAAGGCTCGGTCTACGCCGAATTCCATCAGGCGCTGCAACCCGCTAAAGGGGATGTAGTGATCACCAAAGCGACGCCGAGCGCGTTCATCGGCACCGATCTGGATGCGCAGCTGAAGAAGCAGGGCATCAAAACGCTGATTGTGGCCGGTTTGATGACGCACATGTGCATCTCTTCTACCGCACGCGACGCGGTGCCGCTCGGCTATGATGTGTTGATCCCGCAAGACGCGACGGCGACGCGCGATCTGGACGACGGCGCGGGCGGCGTGGTCGATCATCGCGTGTTGCAGCGGGCGGCGCTGGCCGCGGTGGCGGACGTGTTTGCGGAAATCAAAACTACCGAGGGCATCCTGGCGCTGCCGGTGACCAAATAA
- a CDS encoding GlxA family transcriptional regulator — MKIGIVVFDGIIPFHLSVPFAVFEKVLAPSGAPLCELTLCAAEPGELKTNAGFSIVVNLGLGALSGMDMVIVPSWDDPARQPEPALLDALCHAHAAGATVVGLCMGAFVLAAAGLLNHRRATTHWRWLPDFQQRYPAVLVENDVLYLDEGDVVTSAGTAAGIDCCLHLVRKRWGADMAAQAARQLVVPPHRQGGQSQYVALPVQNTRQGDNFSLALAWAMENLHQMLSLDSLAQKACMSRRSFTRRFQQTTGTRFSLWLLNQRLIAAQRLLEKSDCSVETIAEKVGFPSTTSLRRHFLKQLNTSPSRYRREFRGDSRTTGISASRVV, encoded by the coding sequence ATGAAAATAGGCATTGTGGTTTTCGACGGCATCATTCCCTTTCACCTTTCGGTGCCCTTTGCGGTGTTTGAAAAAGTGCTGGCGCCTTCAGGCGCGCCGCTGTGCGAACTGACCCTGTGCGCCGCCGAGCCTGGCGAGCTGAAAACCAATGCCGGTTTTTCCATTGTGGTCAACCTTGGGCTCGGCGCGCTGAGCGGCATGGATATGGTGATCGTGCCCAGTTGGGACGATCCGGCCCGCCAGCCGGAACCCGCGCTGCTGGATGCGCTGTGCCATGCCCATGCCGCCGGCGCCACCGTCGTCGGCCTTTGCATGGGCGCATTCGTGCTGGCGGCGGCGGGCCTGCTGAATCATCGCCGGGCCACTACCCACTGGCGCTGGCTGCCGGACTTTCAGCAACGTTATCCGGCGGTGCTCGTCGAAAATGACGTGCTGTATCTCGATGAAGGGGATGTCGTGACGTCGGCCGGCACCGCCGCCGGCATCGATTGCTGCCTGCACCTGGTGAGAAAACGCTGGGGCGCGGACATGGCGGCGCAGGCGGCGCGCCAGTTGGTAGTGCCCCCTCACCGGCAAGGCGGACAATCGCAGTATGTCGCGCTGCCGGTGCAAAATACCCGCCAGGGGGACAACTTTTCCTTGGCGCTGGCCTGGGCGATGGAAAACCTGCATCAGATGCTGTCGTTGGATAGTCTCGCGCAGAAAGCCTGCATGAGCCGCCGCAGCTTTACCCGCCGGTTTCAGCAAACCACGGGCACCCGCTTTTCGCTTTGGCTGCTGAATCAGCGCCTCATCGCCGCACAGCGTTTGCTGGAAAAGAGCGACTGCTCGGTGGAAACCATCGCGGAAAAGGTCGGCTTTCCCTCTACCACCTCATTGCGGCGTCACTTTCTTAAGCAACTGAACACCTCGCCCTCGCGCTACCGGCGTGAGTTTCGCGGCGACAGCCGCACCACCGGAATATCCGCCAGCCGGGTGGTGTAG